In the genome of Flavobacterium panacagri, one region contains:
- a CDS encoding lipocalin family protein: MKTRNLLFVSALSLGLFATTSCSNDDNEGETIIPIQGKYNLRQTGTVNAQGQEVLIDAPANQAGCPGDYLELKLSNTAVYGDYNGSNCALVETTGTYVRSHNDLTITVGNASTTSDIMNLTNKELKLKDKTTGVITVYSR; encoded by the coding sequence ATGAAAACTAGAAATTTATTATTCGTATCAGCCTTAAGCTTAGGATTATTCGCCACAACATCATGCAGTAACGATGATAATGAAGGGGAAACAATAATTCCGATACAAGGAAAATATAACCTAAGACAAACAGGAACAGTTAATGCTCAAGGACAAGAAGTATTAATTGATGCTCCAGCAAATCAGGCTGGCTGTCCAGGAGATTATTTAGAACTAAAACTAAGTAATACTGCAGTTTATGGAGATTATAATGGCAGTAATTGCGCATTGGTAGAAACTACTGGAACTTACGTAAGATCTCACAATGATTTAACAATTACTGTGGGTAACGCTAGTACAACCAGCGACATCATGAACCTCACCAACAAAGAGTTAAAATTAAAAGATAAAACAACTGGTGTAATTACAGTTTACTCTAGATAA
- a CDS encoding tetratricopeptide repeat-containing sensor histidine kinase, with protein sequence MLFFLLLFSCTEKAPLSVDTKKATKEAIAFREKAESSFQNKNYNTSFYNFNKSKIAFEIAKDSANVVYNLIQMASIQQINGDYYGSKETLTEALPYIKKKDIYSAAINNYFGIADKELSLYNDAFFYYNEALKDSNDETSKISPLNNIAVIYTHQKKYNEAIQILESILSKNEISEKSKARALDNLGFAYFKKGLDKKGLPFLNGGLQLRTQANDSYACIGSYLHLAEFFSKTNTNESNKYARKAYEIATNFNSVDERLKALSFLIANGSGTKYAQKYISINDSIISVRNNFKNKFAKIKYDSKKEKDENQKLRLEKAENELALQKAFYQKIFFIIGIIGLFIVLINLKRRYENRNRIEKIKTAYDTETRIAKDIHDELANDVFNTITFTQTQALTSQDNKETLLQKLDYIYSRVRGISRENNDIDTGVNYSNNLKEMLSTYNSEKTNVLINSIEKVNWDLIEDLKKITLQRVLQELMVNMKKHSEASVVVLKFETDTNKIFIHYSDNGKGCEKSKIIKNGLQNMENRILAIKGTITFETEPNKGFKVKITMPK encoded by the coding sequence TTGCTATTTTTTTTATTACTGTTTTCTTGTACAGAAAAAGCACCATTATCTGTTGATACAAAAAAAGCAACAAAAGAAGCTATTGCCTTCAGAGAAAAGGCAGAATCAAGCTTTCAAAATAAAAACTACAATACCTCTTTTTACAATTTCAACAAATCTAAAATAGCTTTTGAAATTGCAAAAGATAGTGCTAATGTTGTCTATAATTTGATCCAAATGGCTTCTATCCAGCAGATAAATGGTGATTATTATGGCAGTAAAGAAACACTAACAGAAGCATTGCCTTATATTAAAAAGAAAGATATTTACAGTGCTGCCATTAATAATTATTTTGGAATCGCCGATAAAGAACTTTCGCTTTATAATGATGCCTTTTTTTATTATAATGAAGCTCTAAAGGATTCAAATGACGAAACATCAAAAATATCCCCACTGAATAATATTGCCGTTATTTATACTCATCAAAAAAAATATAACGAAGCCATACAAATTCTAGAATCTATTTTGTCTAAAAACGAAATTTCGGAGAAAAGCAAAGCCCGCGCATTAGACAATCTTGGATTTGCCTATTTCAAAAAAGGATTAGATAAAAAAGGTCTTCCGTTTTTAAATGGAGGTTTACAATTAAGAACACAAGCGAATGATTCTTATGCATGTATTGGAAGTTATTTGCACTTAGCTGAATTCTTCTCTAAAACCAATACAAACGAATCAAATAAATATGCCAGAAAAGCTTATGAAATAGCAACAAATTTCAATAGTGTTGATGAACGTTTGAAAGCATTATCTTTTCTAATTGCCAATGGTTCGGGAACAAAATATGCGCAAAAATATATTTCCATTAATGACAGTATTATTAGTGTTCGAAATAATTTTAAAAACAAGTTTGCCAAAATCAAATACGATTCTAAGAAAGAAAAAGACGAAAATCAGAAACTTCGCTTAGAAAAAGCCGAAAATGAATTAGCACTTCAGAAAGCATTTTATCAAAAAATATTTTTCATAATTGGTATAATAGGTCTTTTTATAGTTCTTATAAATTTGAAAAGACGTTATGAAAACCGAAATCGAATAGAGAAAATCAAAACAGCCTACGATACTGAAACAAGAATTGCGAAAGATATTCATGACGAATTAGCAAATGATGTCTTTAACACAATCACTTTTACTCAGACTCAAGCGCTTACATCTCAAGATAACAAAGAAACATTATTACAAAAACTAGATTATATTTATTCTAGAGTTCGTGGCATTTCAAGAGAAAATAATGACATCGATACGGGCGTAAATTATTCCAATAATCTAAAAGAAATGCTTTCTACCTATAATAGCGAAAAAACAAATGTTCTAATTAACAGCATTGAAAAAGTAAACTGGGATCTAATTGAAGATTTGAAAAAAATTACGCTTCAAAGGGTTTTGCAGGAATTGATGGTTAATATGAAAAAACATAGTGAAGCTTCTGTAGTTGTTTTAAAGTTCGAAACAGACACTAATAAAATATTTATACACTACAGCGACAACGGAAAAGGCTGTGAAAAATCAAAAATTATAAAAAATGGTTTACAAAATATGGAAAACCGTATTCTAGCCATAAAAGGAACTATTACTTTTGAAACTGAACCCAATAAAGGTTTTAAAGTCAAAATAACAATGCCTAAATAA